From Gemmatimonadota bacterium, one genomic window encodes:
- a CDS encoding creatininase family protein codes for MKSHKFTDYTYLEIKDLIDDGCLAIVPTGCTEQQGPHLPVDFDTWFAEAVALEAVQYAARCHDVRALVLPAMPFGPTPEHRGFGSGYVNIPHVVHEAYVYFVLESLAEQGFGTVVVWRGCGEHRLQEAVDRFNAKFHPGCKACLPPLPYHDIWCRVADPSVPGGHADSFTTSIAMYQRPDTVRLGSIPSSRSREVNWDDPHLDFTRYSDTGVIGDATRASAELGRRLWDEVISTTAAMFRDTIELSE; via the coding sequence ATGAAATCCCATAAATTCACTGATTATACATACTTAGAGATCAAAGATCTTATTGATGATGGATGCTTGGCGATTGTACCCACGGGATGCACCGAGCAGCAGGGTCCGCATTTGCCGGTAGATTTCGACACCTGGTTTGCGGAAGCTGTTGCGTTGGAGGCTGTACAGTATGCGGCACGCTGTCACGATGTACGTGCTCTGGTTTTGCCAGCCATGCCATTTGGACCCACACCCGAACATCGGGGCTTTGGCTCGGGCTATGTCAACATCCCGCACGTTGTTCATGAAGCGTATGTCTATTTCGTCCTTGAATCGCTGGCAGAACAGGGCTTTGGTACTGTTGTTGTCTGGCGCGGCTGCGGTGAGCATCGACTGCAGGAGGCGGTGGACAGGTTCAACGCAAAATTCCATCCAGGATGCAAGGCTTGTCTTCCACCTCTCCCATATCACGACATTTGGTGCCGCGTAGCTGATCCCAGCGTTCCCGGTGGTCATGCCGATAGTTTTACGACCTCAATTGCTATGTATCAACGCCCGGACACGGTTAGACTCGGAAGTATCCCTTCATCCCGTTCCAGAGAAGTGAATTGGGATGATCCGCATCTCGATTTCACAAGATACTCAGACACTGGCGTCATTGGCGATGCGACCAGGGCGAGTGCCGAGTTGGGACGCAGGCTTTGGGATGAGGTCATATCGACTACAGCAGCGATGTTCAGAGATACTATTGAACTCTCTGAGTAA
- a CDS encoding GNAT family N-acetyltransferase, whose protein sequence is MEVVRALKSDIPAILEIWKELMDFHVPFDSRYTLSEGAEESMNDHLERLVEAEDALVIMAVENTKPMGFGIARIRNYPPVFIKQTHGTIEDLAVSSEHRRKGIGELMLNEMLDWFRSLGIDRVELRVASMNTIGYSFWRKHGFADYMYIMYRDLPEVE, encoded by the coding sequence ATGGAAGTTGTTAGGGCTTTGAAATCTGATATACCCGCTATACTGGAGATCTGGAAAGAACTTATGGATTTTCATGTCCCGTTTGATTCCAGATATACTCTGTCTGAGGGTGCAGAAGAAAGCATGAATGATCATCTGGAACGATTGGTTGAGGCTGAGGATGCCCTTGTGATTATGGCGGTTGAGAATACAAAGCCAATGGGCTTCGGAATAGCGAGAATTAGGAACTATCCTCCTGTATTTATCAAACAGACCCATGGCACTATTGAAGATTTGGCTGTTTCTTCTGAACACAGGAGAAAGGGAATTGGAGAGTTGATGTTAAATGAAATGTTGGATTGGTTTCGGTCTCTGGGAATAGACAGAGTTGAACTTCGAGTGGCTTCTATGAATACCATTGGATATTCATTTTGGAGAAAGCATGGATTTGCAGATTATATGTATATCATGTATAGAGATTTGCCTGAAGTAGAATAG
- a CDS encoding NUDIX hydrolase, whose amino-acid sequence MNSSEDIQTFLKGKTPFHETEALWANGTMPLRVCYFFSDDEQPPEQFVTSVRCLVFQNDSVLVLRNRKGNHILPGGRREGEETFEQTLRREVIEETGWTIEYISRLGFIHLEHLKPKPPGFQFPYLPHFFQIIYTARASKYVPDLMCDDDYEEEATFVPIGELDELDIFEAELGYVRYIRRGI is encoded by the coding sequence TTGAATAGTAGTGAAGATATACAGACGTTTTTGAAGGGTAAAACTCCTTTTCACGAGACAGAGGCTCTGTGGGCAAATGGGACGATGCCTTTGCGCGTGTGTTATTTTTTTTCCGATGATGAACAGCCGCCAGAGCAGTTTGTAACTTCTGTTCGATGTCTCGTTTTCCAGAATGATTCTGTTCTCGTACTCAGGAACCGCAAGGGCAATCACATTTTGCCGGGCGGTCGGCGCGAGGGGGAAGAGACTTTTGAACAAACACTTCGCCGTGAAGTTATTGAAGAGACAGGCTGGACGATTGAATATATATCTCGCTTGGGGTTCATCCATCTGGAACATCTCAAGCCGAAGCCGCCTGGATTCCAGTTCCCATATCTCCCTCACTTTTTTCAAATTATTTATACCGCCCGTGCTTCCAAATATGTGCCAGACCTAATGTGCGATGATGACTATGAAGAGGAAGCGACATTTGTCCCAATAGGTGAACTCGACGAGTTGGATATCTTTGAGGCCGAGTTGGGATATGTCCGATATATCAGAAGAGGGATTTGA
- the dcd gene encoding dCTP deaminase, whose protein sequence is MILSGKMIHERIGKDIIIEPFDPARLNPNSYNLSLANELMIYEDGVLDMKKKNRTRSIQIPDDGYEMQPQTLYLGRTAEFTRTNNYVPMLEGRSSVGRLGLFVHVTAGFGDVGFAGYWTLEMFCIRPVRIYPNVEICQIYYHTLDGDFETYKSEKYQNNTGIQPSRLYLDFEGIDSIE, encoded by the coding sequence ATGATTTTATCGGGAAAAATGATTCACGAGCGAATTGGAAAAGATATTATTATTGAGCCGTTTGATCCTGCCAGGCTCAATCCAAATAGTTATAATCTTTCACTTGCCAATGAACTTATGATATACGAGGATGGCGTTCTCGATATGAAAAAGAAAAATCGCACGCGATCTATACAGATTCCGGATGATGGGTACGAGATGCAACCCCAAACGCTCTATCTTGGCAGGACAGCAGAATTTACCAGGACGAATAATTATGTCCCCATGCTTGAGGGGCGGTCATCAGTAGGCAGATTGGGGCTGTTTGTACACGTAACCGCAGGTTTTGGCGATGTGGGCTTTGCTGGCTACTGGACATTAGAGATGTTCTGTATCCGACCCGTTCGAATCTATCCAAATGTAGAAATCTGCCAGATTTATTACCATACTCTGGATGGTGATTTCGAGACCTACAAAAGTGAAAAGTATCAAAATAATACGGGTATTCAACCCAGTCGTTTATATCTCGATTTTGAAGGAATAGACAGCATTGAATAG
- a CDS encoding NUDIX domain-containing protein produces the protein MFTIGVFGIITDDKDRVLLCHRRDFDLWNLPGGGVETGESPWAALVREIEEETGLNAVPVHLSGVYSKIDKNEIVLSFFCQVTGGTIQLTDEADQIEYFHLDRIPSNTSPKQVERIKDYFADRTRTYYRVQTGPSSIDLINV, from the coding sequence GTGTTCACAATCGGAGTTTTTGGGATTATTACCGATGATAAAGACCGCGTCTTGTTGTGCCACCGACGCGACTTCGATTTGTGGAATTTACCCGGTGGGGGTGTTGAGACAGGCGAGAGTCCGTGGGCTGCTCTGGTTCGGGAGATAGAAGAAGAAACGGGTTTGAACGCCGTGCCCGTCCATCTCAGTGGGGTGTACAGTAAAATAGATAAGAATGAGATCGTGTTGTCATTTTTTTGCCAGGTTACAGGGGGCACAATTCAACTCACCGATGAGGCGGATCAGATTGAGTATTTTCATTTAGATCGTATCCCGAGCAACACGTCTCCAAAGCAGGTCGAACGCATCAAGGATTACTTCGCGGACAGGACAAGGACCTATTACAGGGTACAAACGGGTCCTTCTTCTATTGATTTGATCAACGTGTGA
- a CDS encoding DoxX family protein codes for MIKRLVFGGAVIESIPANVGLAILRVFVGLSMALGHGLGKIPPSEQFVAVIENLGFPLPEFFAWMAAFSEFGGGLLLALGLLTRPGAFLICSTMLVAGFLQHAADPFSTKEMAFLYLVITGMFVVIGSGKYGVDTLIRSRDS; via the coding sequence ATGATTAAGCGACTTGTATTTGGCGGAGCGGTTATTGAGTCGATCCCGGCAAATGTCGGGTTGGCGATTCTCAGGGTTTTTGTAGGGTTGAGTATGGCATTGGGACATGGATTGGGGAAGATCCCACCTTCCGAGCAGTTTGTGGCCGTTATAGAAAATTTGGGGTTTCCCTTACCCGAGTTTTTTGCCTGGATGGCAGCCTTTTCGGAGTTTGGCGGGGGGCTATTGCTGGCACTGGGATTACTCACGCGGCCAGGGGCGTTTTTGATATGCTCGACCATGCTGGTGGCCGGGTTCTTACAACACGCAGCGGATCCATTCAGCACGAAGGAGATGGCATTTCTGTACCTGGTTATTACAGGGATGTTCGTGGTTATCGGCTCAGGAAAATACGGGGTAGATACTCTGATACGATCGCGTGACTCATAA